TCATAGTCAACAGAACGTTTTTTTGCATTTTCCCAGTCGATCAACCAGATATTATCTTTGTCCAACAATATATTTGCAGCCTGGAAATCTCCATGTGTCATAGCAAGACTGATCGTTTCTCTATTTGACTCGAAAGAAAATAACTTATCGCAAAGCGACAATACCCTGTCACGAATAGATGAAAAAACCTTATTGTCAAGAAGACCGTCTATCTCACTGTGAAGTTGTGATTCATAACTTGGCAGCTCTATTTCTTCAATAGTTTGTCCATACAGTGTCTGAAGATTGGAGATTGCTTTTTCTAATGCTTCTTGAGCGGTTTGATCGTCTTGAAGTCTGTTTATCGGTGTTCCAGATATAATCTCTTCTGAAAAAAAAGAGTGCGCAGGGTTACATGAGAGAAGTTTTGGTATATCCATATCTTTCATCTTCTCTCTAAGCAGTACTTCATTGTCAAAAAAATATCGGCTAAAACCCTTCTTCAAAATAACGATCATCGAATCTGACTTGAGATCCATAATTCGTAATCTATTGTTCCCACCCAGAATTAAAATATCTTTGGCATGGGGAACCAAAGGGTTTATCTCCAGGACACTTTCAGCGAAGAAAAAAGAAAAAGGGAAAGTCGTTGCCAAATTTACATAGGCAGTTTGCATCC
This DNA window, taken from Sulfurovum lithotrophicum, encodes the following:
- a CDS encoding phosphotransferase gives rise to the protein MKIELLIEREPFWDILFRTLDAYYHNIDGKKRNIQLRSKKIKDLFNRNIFLVNSKLNIIFNPHVDKNIFGQTKKEFSYHPKRLKRWMQTAYVNLATTFPFSFFFAESVLEINPLVPHAKDILILGGNNRLRIMDLKSDSMIVILKKGFSRYFFDNEVLLREKMKDMDIPKLLSCNPAHSFFSEEIISGTPINRLQDDQTAQEALEKAISNLQTLYGQTIEEIELPSYESQLHSEIDGLLDNKVFSSIRDRVLSLCDKLFSFESNRETISLAMTHGDFQAANILLDKDNIWLIDWENAKKRSVDYDALTFVLKARSIELFYDAFVMFYQQGKNKEYDLFKKSISCLDDNDVERMLRVFLVENLIFALQQNNNEMFYSFDTYLVDYLEIMEKIVKDLKL